From the genome of Hymenobacter sp. PAMC 26628, one region includes:
- a CDS encoding BLUF domain-containing protein, which produces MNPYQLIYQSQAMGDFGAPELAALLHRGRTHNQAHNISGVLLHTADGRFLQVLEGPKTAVRHLYYHVILSDTRHFHCQVLGEGPCAARSFAGWAMGCRMAHPDDLRALLGEAPPDGLGLAHRPYPRPQLMALLAAFVAQGAVETGPAHPLDSLPTRHL; this is translated from the coding sequence GTGAACCCGTACCAACTAATTTACCAGAGCCAGGCGATGGGCGATTTCGGCGCGCCCGAGTTGGCCGCCCTATTGCACCGGGGCCGGACCCACAACCAGGCGCACAACATTTCGGGGGTGCTGTTGCACACGGCCGACGGGCGGTTTTTGCAGGTACTGGAAGGCCCTAAAACGGCCGTGCGGCACCTCTACTACCACGTTATCTTGTCTGATACGCGGCACTTTCACTGCCAGGTACTGGGCGAGGGGCCCTGTGCCGCCCGCAGCTTTGCCGGCTGGGCGATGGGCTGCCGCATGGCCCACCCCGACGACCTGCGCGCCCTGCTGGGCGAGGCCCCGCCCGACGGCCTGGGCCTGGCGCACCGGCCTTACCCCCGCCCCCAGCTGATGGCCCTGCTGGCAGCCTTTGTGGCCCAGGGGGCTGTCGAAACCGGCCCGGCCCATCCGCTGGACAGCCTCCCCACCCGCCACCTTTAG
- a CDS encoding NAD(P)-dependent oxidoreductase, with protein MNVMVFSALAFERPFLEQANAGQHQVQYYEQRLTDQTVPLAQGALAVSVFGSDDLSAPVLAQLWAHGVRYVLVRATGTDNVDLPAAHRLGLRVANVPDYSPHAIAEHAVALLLALARHLRRADQQVRANDFCLDKLVGFELCGKTVGIVGVGHIGAVLAGILHGFGCRLLGEDLLPNNELRQRYGLEYVDLPTLCAQADIISLHTPLTAQTRHLFDDQVLGRMKPGAVLLNTGRGGVLDTAAALRALASGQLGYLGLDVYEGEAGLFFADHTRDPLRDATFAELLTYDNVLLTAHQGFLTREALASIATAAVAAFDAWGQAQSAPHEL; from the coding sequence ATGAACGTTATGGTCTTCAGCGCGCTGGCCTTTGAGCGGCCCTTTCTGGAACAGGCCAATGCCGGCCAGCACCAGGTGCAGTATTATGAGCAGCGCCTGACTGACCAGACCGTGCCGCTAGCGCAGGGTGCGCTGGCCGTCAGCGTGTTTGGGAGCGACGATTTGTCGGCCCCGGTGCTGGCGCAGCTCTGGGCGCACGGCGTGCGCTACGTGCTGGTGCGCGCCACCGGCACAGACAACGTGGACCTACCCGCCGCCCACCGCCTGGGCCTACGCGTGGCCAACGTGCCCGACTACTCGCCCCACGCCATTGCCGAGCACGCCGTGGCCCTGCTGCTGGCCCTGGCCCGCCACCTGCGCCGGGCCGACCAGCAGGTGCGGGCCAACGACTTTTGCCTCGACAAGCTCGTCGGCTTCGAACTGTGCGGTAAAACGGTGGGCATCGTGGGCGTGGGGCACATCGGGGCCGTACTGGCCGGCATCCTGCACGGCTTCGGCTGCCGGCTGCTGGGCGAAGACCTCCTTCCCAACAACGAGCTGCGCCAGCGCTACGGCCTCGAGTACGTGGACCTGCCCACCCTCTGCGCCCAGGCCGACATCATCAGCCTGCACACGCCACTCACCGCCCAAACCCGGCACCTGTTCGATGACCAGGTGCTGGGCAGGATGAAGCCCGGCGCGGTGCTCCTCAACACCGGCCGGGGCGGCGTGCTCGACACCGCCGCCGCCCTGCGCGCGCTGGCCAGCGGCCAGCTCGGCTACCTGGGCCTCGACGTGTACGAGGGCGAGGCGGGCCTGTTTTTCGCTGACCACACCCGCGACCCGCTGCGCGACGCCACGTTTGCGGAGCTGCTCACTTATGATAACGTGCTCCTTACCGCGCACCAGGGCTTTCTCACCCGCGAGGCCCTGGCCAGCATTGCCACCGCCGCCGTGGCTGCCTTCGACGCCTGGGGCCAGGCCCAGTCGGCCCCGCACGAATTGTAG
- a CDS encoding universal stress protein codes for MALSLLVLTDFFQPADHALAYADALAGAIGAQLVLLHVRRDAVLDPEYLTGRVDNLSQEAIDLALASLTRDVTAPTVAEVGHGRVAEVVAAALARHQPALVVLGHRNTDGMADELVSTAALNILRTAPQPMLVVPVGAASTVPRRLLLALDAEPFSLGGHTGLVRHLFDALPAELTVLHVGADRDEATTGTAAAVEAIERTGLVLDLSGGLPTRSLVHATPAGGILEVAATGEFDAVVLVARPRSFLGELFHRSVTAHVLLHSPIPVLVLPAE; via the coding sequence ATGGCGCTCTCGCTGCTCGTGCTCACCGATTTCTTCCAGCCCGCCGACCACGCTCTGGCCTACGCCGACGCGCTGGCCGGGGCCATTGGCGCGCAATTGGTGCTGCTGCACGTGCGCCGCGACGCGGTGCTCGACCCCGAATACCTCACCGGCCGGGTCGATAACCTGAGCCAGGAGGCGATAGACCTGGCCCTGGCCAGCCTGACCCGCGACGTAACCGCCCCCACCGTGGCCGAAGTAGGCCACGGCCGGGTAGCCGAAGTGGTAGCCGCCGCCCTGGCCCGCCACCAGCCCGCGCTGGTGGTGCTGGGCCACCGCAACACCGACGGCATGGCCGACGAGCTGGTATCGACCGCCGCGCTGAATATCCTGCGCACCGCCCCGCAGCCCATGCTGGTGGTGCCCGTGGGGGCCGCGTCCACCGTGCCGCGCCGCCTGCTGCTGGCCCTCGATGCCGAGCCTTTCAGCCTGGGCGGCCACACGGGCCTGGTGCGGCACCTCTTCGACGCCCTGCCCGCCGAGCTTACCGTCCTGCACGTGGGCGCCGACCGGGACGAAGCCACCACGGGCACGGCCGCCGCCGTCGAAGCCATTGAGCGCACCGGGCTGGTCCTCGACCTGAGTGGCGGACTGCCCACCCGCAGCCTGGTCCACGCCACGCCGGCCGGCGGCATCCTGGAGGTGGCCGCCACTGGCGAGTTTGATGCAGTGGTGCTGGTGGCGCGGCCGCGCAGCTTCCTGGGCGAGCTGTTTCACCGCAGCGTGACGGCGCACGTGCTGCTGCACAGCCCGATACCAGTGCTAGTGCTGCCGGCGGAGTAG
- a CDS encoding Fic family protein, producing MLIRKNWLPVVQHLFPGALISHRSQLEGQPTADGHLFLTYKYTRNVTLPGLVVHLLEGPDPLPGDAPFGDGSLLFASEARGLLENLQPARVRQGGVSKALPLENVEERLEMVLRIRGEEGLNALRDQAREVAAALDWPTELAVLQRIAGALLSTQSSKILTSPVARARALGLPFDAGRVDLFTTLLSALHAAVLPRRPDPAPVAPPFYTVAFFEAYFSNFIEGTEFQVDEAHRIVETGQLVGGRHADSHDVLSTYQLCSNGAEMRVVPQSAEDLLAILQRRHAQLMRARPDKRPGQWKEYANQAGLTSFVDPGLVRGTLHEGFKLYRSLSEPLARAMFMMFLISEVHPFDDGNGRLARLMMNAELVSAGQCRIIVTTHAREGYLDALRRLSRQSDPSLYIRMLSGAQQFVADLKPDSYEAVKAQLEGQNAFTEVSSELRW from the coding sequence ATGCTGATTCGCAAGAACTGGCTGCCGGTGGTACAGCACCTGTTTCCGGGTGCGCTCATCAGCCACCGCTCGCAGCTGGAGGGTCAGCCCACGGCCGATGGGCACCTATTTCTGACGTATAAGTACACCCGCAACGTGACCCTGCCGGGGCTAGTAGTGCATCTGCTGGAAGGGCCGGACCCGTTGCCGGGCGATGCGCCGTTTGGGGATGGTAGCCTGCTGTTCGCGTCGGAGGCCCGGGGCCTGCTGGAAAACCTGCAACCAGCCCGCGTCCGCCAAGGCGGGGTGAGCAAAGCATTACCGCTGGAGAACGTGGAGGAGCGCTTGGAAATGGTGCTGCGCATCCGGGGCGAAGAAGGCCTGAATGCCCTGCGCGACCAGGCCCGCGAAGTGGCGGCGGCCCTGGACTGGCCCACGGAGCTGGCGGTGCTGCAACGCATTGCCGGCGCGCTGCTCAGTACCCAATCCAGCAAAATCCTGACTTCGCCCGTGGCCCGCGCGCGCGCGCTGGGGCTACCCTTCGATGCCGGCCGGGTGGATCTTTTTACCACGCTGCTCAGTGCGCTGCACGCGGCCGTGCTACCACGGCGGCCCGACCCCGCGCCCGTAGCGCCGCCCTTTTACACGGTGGCATTCTTTGAAGCCTACTTCTCCAACTTCATCGAAGGCACCGAGTTTCAGGTGGACGAAGCGCACCGCATCGTAGAAACCGGCCAGCTGGTGGGCGGGCGGCACGCCGACTCGCACGACGTGCTGAGCACCTACCAGCTGTGCAGCAACGGGGCTGAGATGCGCGTGGTCCCGCAGTCGGCCGAGGACCTGCTGGCCATTTTGCAGCGGCGGCACGCCCAGCTGATGCGCGCCCGCCCCGACAAGCGCCCCGGTCAGTGGAAAGAATACGCCAATCAGGCCGGCCTGACCAGCTTTGTGGACCCCGGCCTGGTGCGCGGCACCCTGCACGAGGGCTTCAAGCTCTACCGCAGCCTGAGCGAGCCATTGGCGCGGGCCATGTTCATGATGTTTCTTATCAGCGAGGTGCACCCGTTTGATGACGGCAACGGCCGCCTGGCCCGGCTGATGATGAATGCCGAGCTAGTCAGTGCCGGCCAGTGCCGCATTATTGTCACCACTCACGCCCGCGAAGGTTACCTCGATGCCCTGCGCCGGCTGAGTCGGCAAAGCGACCCCAGCCTATATATCCGCATGCTGAGTGGTGCTCAGCAGTTTGTAGCCGACTTAAAGCCGGACTCTTACGAGGCGGTGAAAGCGCAGCTGGAAGGTCAGAATGCCTTTACGGAAGTGTCTTCCGAGCTGCGCTGGTAA
- a CDS encoding IS5 family transposase, whose amino-acid sequence MATVQEFTISDTLWARLAPLLPAHVGKAHPLGCHRPRIPDRDARSAIFFVLRTGCQWKALDATGLCQSSTAHSRFQQWVQAGVFARRWDEALGDYDELLGLNFAWMALDGSLHKAPLGGKKNRPQPHGPRQRRRQAQPVDGGPGHPGGAGARRGQPPRREAGGEHLGQRAAPGRSGPASPPGSGQQGLCLAAGYASKQVRELLAGLGYTAHIRPRGEEVQAKKAGQKARRWAVERTHSWRNRFRHLLTRWAKKPENYLAVLRFACARITWYNCLFG is encoded by the coding sequence ATGGCGACAGTTCAAGAATTCACGATTTCAGACACGCTTTGGGCGCGGTTAGCGCCCCTGCTGCCCGCGCATGTGGGCAAGGCCCACCCGCTGGGCTGCCATCGGCCGCGCATCCCGGACCGGGACGCGCGGAGCGCCATCTTCTTCGTTTTGCGCACGGGCTGCCAGTGGAAAGCGCTGGATGCAACCGGTTTGTGCCAAAGCAGTACCGCCCACAGCCGGTTCCAGCAGTGGGTGCAAGCCGGCGTATTTGCCCGCCGCTGGGACGAGGCCCTGGGCGACTACGACGAGCTGCTTGGGTTGAATTTTGCGTGGATGGCGCTCGACGGCTCGCTGCACAAAGCGCCGCTGGGCGGAAAAAAAAACCGGCCCCAACCCCACGGACCGCGGCAACGGCGGCGTCAAGCGCAGCCTGTTGACGGAGGCCCGGGGCATCCCGGTGGGGCTGGTGCTCGACGGGGCCAACCGCCACGACGGGAAGCTGGTGGAGAGCACCTGGGCCAGCGTGCCGCCCCAGGCCGAAGCGGCCCGGCAAGCCCACCGGGCAGCGGGCAGCAGGGGCTGTGCCTGGCTGCCGGCTACGCCTCGAAACAGGTGCGCGAACTGCTGGCCGGCTTGGGCTACACGGCCCACATCCGCCCGCGTGGGGAAGAAGTCCAGGCTAAAAAAGCCGGCCAGAAAGCCCGGCGCTGGGCCGTGGAGCGGACCCACTCCTGGCGCAACCGCTTCCGCCACCTGCTCACCCGCTGGGCCAAAAAGCCCGAAAACTACCTCGCCGTGCTCCGTTTTGCCTGCGCCCGAATAACGTGGTACAATTGCCTATTTGGATAG
- a CDS encoding IS5 family transposase, with the protein MHADFLPSPAVWSAVEPLLPDAPSGPGRRGRPRACDRQMFFARYYVLGTGMQWKALPRCLGAAATVHDRFQEWTLAGVFKQRWTSGLVQLQAEGRLDWDGQCLDACQTKAPLGGEAVGPHPTDRGKGGVKRHVLAEAQGLPIGVAVTGANAHEVTQVHAVPDAIPVLPPPAEGDFAPGCCADKGYAAEAIRRLLAQWGYRVHLLGRGEEADKCRPPGYRARRWVVERTRARFHRFRRLLIRWEKKVANYEAFLHLACANTVWRHSLLFLG; encoded by the coding sequence ATTCACGCTGATTTTTTGCCCTCGCCAGCCGTGTGGTCCGCCGTCGAGCCGTTGCTGCCGGACGCCCCCAGTGGCCCTGGCCGGCGGGGCCGGCCCCGGGCCTGTGACCGCCAGATGTTTTTCGCCAGGTACTATGTTTTGGGTACGGGGATGCAGTGGAAAGCCTTGCCCCGGTGCCTGGGGGCGGCCGCCACCGTTCACGACCGGTTCCAGGAGTGGACGCTGGCCGGCGTGTTCAAGCAGCGCTGGACCAGCGGCTTGGTTCAGTTGCAAGCCGAAGGCCGCCTGGACTGGGACGGGCAGTGCCTCGACGCCTGCCAGACCAAGGCCCCGCTGGGCGGCGAGGCCGTCGGCCCCCACCCGACCGACCGGGGCAAGGGTGGCGTCAAGCGCCACGTGCTGGCCGAGGCCCAGGGCCTGCCCATCGGCGTGGCCGTCACCGGGGCCAACGCGCACGAAGTCACCCAGGTGCACGCCGTGCCCGACGCGATACCCGTGCTGCCGCCGCCGGCCGAAGGCGATTTTGCCCCCGGCTGCTGCGCCGACAAGGGCTACGCCGCCGAAGCCATCCGCCGCCTGCTCGCGCAATGGGGCTACCGGGTCCACCTCCTGGGCCGGGGCGAAGAAGCCGACAAATGCCGCCCGCCCGGCTACCGCGCCCGCCGCTGGGTCGTCGAACGCACCCGGGCCAGGTTCCACCGCTTCCGTCGCTTGCTCATCCGCTGGGAAAAGAAAGTGGCCAATTACGAAGCTTTCCTGCACCTGGCCTGCGCCAATACTGTCTGGCGACACTCCCTCTTATTTTTAGGATAG
- a CDS encoding alpha/beta hydrolase family protein: MKFLPDYQILHDAGYNVLTYDLRNFGHSNVGNGLGSAGIVNAREVIGSLLYVKSRPELSGMTVGLFSRCLGCNATLFAMQQYPDYFKGMRCLVGVQPLSVRATLERDLERLGIPERIDELDHEIKLITSFKLDDLSPVEAAKFIQIPTFLYQVHDDLMTTPSDVQAMFDNIPGDAKKLFWIQGTTRRWDGYTYFQREPAQILDWFATYMG, encoded by the coding sequence GTGAAGTTCCTCCCGGACTATCAAATTCTGCACGATGCCGGATACAATGTGCTGACGTACGACCTGCGCAATTTTGGGCATAGCAATGTTGGCAATGGCCTGGGCAGTGCCGGCATCGTGAACGCTCGTGAGGTCATCGGTTCGCTGCTATATGTGAAGAGCCGGCCGGAATTGAGTGGAATGACGGTGGGCCTGTTCAGTCGCTGCCTGGGCTGCAATGCTACCCTATTCGCCATGCAACAGTACCCCGACTACTTCAAAGGGATGCGGTGCCTCGTAGGCGTGCAGCCGCTGTCGGTGCGGGCAACCTTGGAAAGAGACCTCGAAAGGCTTGGCATCCCGGAGCGTATCGATGAGCTAGACCACGAAATTAAGCTTATCACCAGTTTCAAGCTGGACGATTTATCGCCGGTTGAGGCGGCTAAGTTCATCCAGATTCCCACGTTCCTGTACCAAGTGCACGACGATTTAATGACGACCCCCAGCGACGTGCAAGCGATGTTCGACAACATTCCGGGCGATGCAAAAAAGCTGTTCTGGATTCAAGGGACGACCCGACGCTGGGACGGGTACACGTACTTCCAACGGGAGCCAGCGCAGATACTGGACTGGTTTGCCACCTATATGGGCTAG
- a CDS encoding helix-turn-helix domain-containing protein: MGKRLGASRRRWALGPRSTLFLNIRVLMLEVKVQEVKDLKQFFKHVGGPQPLEDDLDIRRKEADGEEHCFQTFRHRIYLISVYTSVHLNPVATSSVLNLAKPILFFKLLYQILSAGGTPRGATCFYVAFTEAFLAKCSFLAALIADMPFLRLDRATPFELEPEETAVLKSTFDQLLAEYQGSKRGRLGLISTYLQLYLLQIRRIYERHHCGTPSPANAGTPNDLAIAGEFKRLLDAFFKAPDTGTNRSVAFYADKLALHPNYLNAAVKRATGKTAHELLHEHLIALAKMLLSQTRLTVKEITYRLSFREPAHFANFFKRHTATTPRQFRQLADTRA; the protein is encoded by the coding sequence ATGGGCAAGCGGCTAGGCGCGTCGCGCAGGCGCTGGGCACTCGGGCCCCGCAGCACCCTTTTTTTAAACATCCGTGTTCTTATGCTGGAAGTGAAAGTACAGGAAGTAAAAGACTTAAAGCAGTTTTTTAAACACGTGGGCGGCCCGCAGCCGCTGGAAGACGACCTGGATATTCGGCGAAAAGAGGCGGATGGTGAGGAACACTGCTTTCAGACTTTTCGGCACCGGATATATTTGATATCGGTGTACACGTCGGTGCATCTCAACCCGGTAGCCACGTCGTCGGTGCTTAATTTGGCGAAGCCCATCTTGTTCTTTAAGCTGCTTTATCAGATATTATCTGCCGGGGGCACGCCCCGTGGCGCAACCTGCTTCTACGTGGCGTTTACCGAAGCCTTCCTGGCCAAGTGCTCATTTCTGGCCGCCTTAATTGCTGATATGCCCTTTCTGCGGCTCGACCGGGCCACGCCCTTTGAGTTGGAGCCCGAAGAGACTGCGGTCTTGAAAAGCACTTTTGACCAACTGCTCGCCGAATACCAGGGCAGTAAACGCGGCCGTTTGGGCCTGATTAGCACGTACTTGCAATTATATCTTTTGCAGATACGGCGCATCTACGAGCGGCACCACTGCGGCACGCCGTCCCCGGCGAATGCGGGCACACCGAACGACTTGGCCATTGCCGGGGAATTCAAGCGGTTGCTGGATGCCTTCTTCAAGGCACCGGACACCGGCACCAACCGCAGCGTGGCTTTCTATGCCGATAAGCTCGCCCTTCACCCCAACTACCTGAACGCCGCCGTGAAGCGCGCGACCGGCAAAACTGCCCACGAGCTGCTGCACGAGCACCTTATCGCGCTAGCCAAAATGCTGCTCTCCCAAACCCGACTCACGGTCAAGGAAATCACCTACCGGCTTTCCTTTAGAGAGCCTGCCCATTTTGCGAATTTCTTCAAGCGGCACACCGCCACCACGCCGCGGCAGTTTCGCCAACTGGCCGATACCCGTGCTTAG
- a CDS encoding M13 family metallopeptidase yields the protein MKSIFLFFLVTVPLKSTPSVQNTYFKSSRTTYSNSVFRAKTAQKSAVAHAKRTNKSARSKTSSRQHQTNSKLLAPTTPPTYGSFGFDTSGMDRSVKPGDDFYAFANGTWQKNTEIPATHGSYGMFNKLQELSFSRIRSILEDAETHAGSQLGDFYASFLDEATTDRKGLAPLKPWMEQIAAAKDKSALAATTAALQRQGIRTIFDLPGPLQQPVSPDDKQPQVEVFHLLQGGLGLPSRDYYLKNDAALVLARSAYVTYLTRLLELAGQANAATRAQAVLAFEQKIAQVHWTGVDSRDVNKSYNRWTSADFVAKAPGFDWPSYLAGLGLSKQAMFIVGQPSAFTGEARAWTAASLAVLQDHLLLHLLDKYAPYLSKPFVDAHFAFRGTALTGTLQNQARWERGVDLVTLQMRDAVGQRYVAKFFPPETKAVADRIIRTVVAAWRERLKSIAWMSPATREKARAKLAAMLPLVGYTSHWRNYATLRVVRGDLVGNVQRAYAFEFQYQLSKLTAPTNRDDWDMTPMRVDAEEDPVRNIITIPAAILQPPYFDPKADLAVNYGGIGAFIGHEISHLFDDQGRKYDPAGKLTDWWTPADVARFTVLTDQLIKQYDAYEPITGQHIQGGLTLGENMADLAGITVGHQAYRMALGGKAAPLLDGFTGEQRFYLGWAQIWRVKYRESALRAQLLSDPHPPGQQRVAEVRNRSDWYKAFSVQAGQQLYLPASERVQIW from the coding sequence ATGAAAAGCATTTTTCTGTTTTTTTTAGTAACTGTACCACTGAAATCAACTCCAAGTGTACAAAACACTTACTTCAAAAGCTCCCGGACAACTTACAGTAATAGTGTTTTTCGGGCTAAGACCGCGCAAAAATCGGCCGTTGCTCATGCTAAGCGAACGAATAAAAGTGCTCGTAGCAAAACAAGCAGTCGGCAGCACCAGACTAATAGTAAGCTGCTAGCACCCACTACTCCACCAACTTATGGCAGTTTTGGCTTTGATACATCCGGGATGGATAGAAGTGTGAAGCCCGGCGACGACTTCTATGCTTTTGCCAATGGCACCTGGCAGAAGAATACGGAGATTCCGGCTACTCACGGTAGCTACGGGATGTTCAATAAGCTTCAAGAGCTCTCGTTCAGCCGTATCCGCAGCATTTTAGAGGATGCCGAAACACACGCCGGCTCCCAATTGGGTGATTTTTACGCAAGCTTTCTGGATGAGGCCACCACCGACCGCAAGGGGCTAGCCCCCCTTAAGCCATGGATGGAGCAGATTGCGGCTGCTAAGGACAAATCGGCGCTGGCGGCTACCACTGCCGCACTCCAGCGCCAAGGAATTAGAACCATTTTCGACCTGCCTGGCCCGCTACAACAACCAGTTTCACCCGACGATAAGCAGCCGCAAGTGGAGGTGTTTCATTTGCTTCAAGGCGGCCTCGGGCTTCCCAGTCGTGATTACTACCTTAAGAATGATGCGGCGCTAGTGCTAGCCCGTAGCGCCTACGTCACGTATCTGACGCGGTTGCTGGAGCTGGCTGGTCAGGCGAATGCCGCGACGCGCGCGCAGGCAGTCCTGGCATTTGAGCAGAAAATTGCCCAAGTACACTGGACCGGGGTTGATTCCCGCGACGTGAACAAGTCGTATAATCGCTGGACTTCAGCAGATTTTGTTGCCAAGGCTCCTGGATTCGACTGGCCCAGCTACCTCGCGGGGCTGGGCTTAAGCAAGCAAGCAATGTTTATTGTTGGGCAGCCCAGCGCGTTTACGGGTGAGGCGCGGGCCTGGACAGCGGCATCGCTGGCCGTCCTCCAAGACCATCTGCTTCTCCACCTGCTCGATAAATACGCGCCTTACCTTTCCAAACCCTTCGTCGACGCGCACTTTGCGTTCCGGGGGACCGCCCTGACTGGCACTCTCCAAAACCAGGCGCGCTGGGAACGCGGCGTTGACCTCGTGACGCTGCAGATGCGGGATGCGGTGGGCCAACGCTACGTGGCGAAATTTTTCCCACCCGAAACCAAGGCTGTGGCCGACCGAATAATACGCACTGTTGTTGCCGCTTGGCGCGAACGACTGAAGTCAATAGCTTGGATGTCTCCCGCTACGCGCGAGAAGGCGCGGGCGAAGTTGGCCGCCATGCTACCGCTGGTTGGCTACACCAGCCATTGGCGTAACTATGCAACCCTTCGGGTTGTGCGCGGCGACTTGGTCGGCAATGTGCAGCGTGCCTATGCCTTTGAGTTTCAGTATCAGCTTAGCAAACTCACTGCCCCCACTAACCGGGACGATTGGGATATGACACCGATGCGGGTTGATGCGGAGGAAGACCCCGTCAGAAATATTATCACCATTCCGGCCGCCATTCTGCAGCCGCCCTATTTTGACCCCAAGGCTGATTTGGCGGTTAATTATGGTGGCATCGGGGCCTTCATTGGCCATGAGATTAGCCATTTATTTGATGACCAAGGCCGCAAGTACGACCCTGCCGGCAAACTTACTGATTGGTGGACCCCAGCGGACGTAGCACGTTTTACGGTGCTCACCGACCAGCTTATTAAGCAGTACGATGCCTATGAGCCCATCACAGGCCAACACATTCAGGGAGGGCTCACCCTGGGTGAGAACATGGCCGACCTGGCCGGCATCACCGTTGGCCACCAAGCCTATAGGATGGCGCTGGGCGGCAAAGCGGCACCCCTACTAGATGGCTTTACGGGCGAGCAGCGCTTCTACCTCGGCTGGGCGCAGATATGGCGGGTTAAGTACCGGGAGTCGGCCTTGCGCGCACAGTTGCTTAGTGACCCCCATCCGCCAGGGCAGCAACGCGTGGCCGAAGTTCGAAACCGCAGCGATTGGTATAAGGCATTTAGCGTGCAAGCCGGTCAGCAGCTTTACCTCCCTGCATCTGAGCGCGTACAGATTTGGTAA
- a CDS encoding IS3 family transposase — MAENRLLGQPAPTAPNQVWVGNNITYLPLVGGHWGYGATWRDACLRRVVGWHLAAQMPTELVLHALEHALTLRQPAPGLIVHADRGSQYTSAACRARIAQAGAVPSFSRPGNPYDNAQAEAGWSTLNTELLPPGTPFASPEEARLEVAHYFDPYFNFDRRHSALDYRSPHQFERDLKINLP, encoded by the coding sequence GTGGCCGAAAACCGCTTGCTGGGCCAGCCTGCGCCCACCGCCCCGAACCAAGTCTGGGTCGGGAACAACATCACGTACTTGCCCCTGGTGGGCGGGCACTGGGGCTACGGGGCCACGTGGCGCGATGCCTGCTTGAGGCGCGTGGTGGGCTGGCACCTGGCCGCCCAGATGCCCACCGAGTTGGTGCTCCACGCCCTGGAACACGCCCTGACGCTACGCCAACCCGCGCCGGGCCTGATTGTCCACGCCGACCGGGGCAGCCAGTACACCAGCGCCGCTTGCCGCGCCCGCATCGCGCAAGCCGGGGCCGTGCCCAGCTTCAGCCGGCCGGGCAACCCCTACGACAACGCCCAGGCCGAGGCGGGCTGGAGCACGCTCAACACCGAATTGTTGCCGCCGGGCACCCCCTTTGCCTCCCCCGAAGAAGCCCGCCTGGAAGTGGCCCATTATTTCGACCCCTACTTCAACTTCGACCGCCGCCACTCCGCCTTGGATTACCGCTCGCCCCACCAATTTGAACGCGACCTGAAAATCAACCTACCTTAG
- a CDS encoding SDR family oxidoreductase: MNLSNNTVLITGGASGIGLALAVRFQQAGGTVIVVGRRADKLAKAAQQHPGLHTHVADVATAADRVALAAWVMAEFPGLNVLVNNAGVQNRVSFADLAADWDSRRQEIAINLEAPLHLSALLAPHLGQQPGAAIVNVTSGLAFVPVAGLPIYCATKAAMHSVTLSLRQQLLPTGVQVVEIVLPAVDTDLGGPGLHTHGVPLDAFADAVMARVAAGELEVSYASSEKGRLASRAEAEAAFKQINNR; the protein is encoded by the coding sequence ATGAATCTTTCCAACAACACCGTGCTCATCACGGGGGGCGCGTCGGGCATTGGGCTGGCCCTGGCCGTGCGCTTCCAGCAGGCCGGCGGCACGGTCATCGTCGTGGGCCGCCGCGCCGACAAGCTCGCCAAGGCCGCGCAGCAGCACCCCGGCCTGCACACGCACGTGGCCGACGTGGCCACGGCCGCCGACCGCGTGGCCCTGGCCGCCTGGGTCATGGCCGAGTTTCCGGGCCTCAACGTGCTGGTGAACAACGCCGGCGTGCAAAACCGGGTATCCTTCGCCGACCTGGCCGCCGACTGGGACAGCCGCCGCCAGGAAATCGCCATCAACCTCGAAGCGCCCCTGCACCTGAGCGCCTTGCTCGCGCCGCACCTGGGCCAGCAGCCCGGCGCGGCCATCGTCAACGTGACCTCGGGGCTGGCCTTCGTGCCGGTGGCGGGGCTGCCCATCTACTGCGCCACCAAGGCGGCCATGCACTCGGTCACGCTTTCACTGCGCCAGCAGCTGTTGCCGACGGGCGTGCAGGTGGTCGAAATCGTTCTCCCGGCCGTGGATACCGACCTCGGCGGGCCCGGCCTGCACACCCACGGGGTGCCCCTCGATGCCTTCGCCGATGCCGTGATGGCCCGCGTGGCGGCCGGCGAGCTGGAAGTGAGCTACGCTTCTTCGGAAAAGGGCCGCCTGGCCTCGCGGGCGGAGGCGGAGGCGGCGTTCAAGCAGATAAATAATCGGTAA